A single bacterium DNA region contains:
- a CDS encoding EthD domain-containing protein, with product MIKLVYCVRRNPALSAEEFRKTWLNDHGPLVKSLRKVLGMVRYVQSHTLVEASEAVRQPRGAAPPYDGITEVWFERLESLGVDAEAATEAARLLLEDEKRFIDLENSAVFLTEEHEIF from the coding sequence ATGATCAAACTCGTCTACTGCGTGCGCCGAAACCCCGCTCTGTCAGCGGAGGAATTTCGCAAGACCTGGTTGAACGACCACGGACCGCTGGTGAAGTCGCTGCGCAAAGTCCTGGGCATGGTGCGCTACGTGCAGAGCCACACGCTCGTGGAAGCGAGCGAAGCCGTTCGCCAGCCGCGCGGCGCGGCGCCGCCCTACGACGGAATCACCGAAGTCTGGTTCGAGCGACTCGAATCCCTGGGCGTCGATGCGGAGGCCGCGACCGAGGCCGCGCGACTCTTGCTCGAGGACGAGAAGCGCTTCATCGATCTGGAAAATTCCGCCGTATTCCTCACAGAAGAGCACGAGATCTTCTAG